The Brasilonema sennae CENA114 genome includes a region encoding these proteins:
- a CDS encoding FAD-dependent oxidoreductase, producing MKQLEAVVANINDLKDGEMQQVCVGETEVLLSRLDGKFYAVGAHCSHYKAPLAEGVLSGHHVVCPWHNACFDVTNGDQTEPPGLDSLACYTVRIEGENVIVSVPEKTTGLRLPSMAQFDPNVDKRTFVILGAGAAGSHAAEALRVAGYQGRIVMITQEDKLPYDRTKLSKDYLIGETSSEEMPLRSPDFYKEHNIEVLFNKRVEQVTTGAIALSDGDSLTYDALLVATGGKPVSLDIPGADLQNIFTLRSFDDTNRALALTEQKKQVVVIGSSFIGMEMAAGLSQRGSQVTVVSPDSVPFEKILGEQIGKQFQQVHQENGVSFKLGRKAVQFEGSSKVEAVILDNGDRLTADIVIVGIGVQPATEFLGGVNLHSKDKSIVVDEYLRAAEGIYAAGDIARYPDWRTGEPIRVEHWRVAAEQGRIAAHNMAGKAVKFKGLPIFWTMQFKFPLRYVGHAESWDEMIVDGDLQKQEFIAFYVKNNQVLAVATSHRDTETAAIFELMRSNQMPTLDELRSGAVDFVQRQRQVNSKS from the coding sequence ATGAAACAACTAGAAGCAGTCGTTGCCAATATTAACGACTTAAAAGATGGTGAAATGCAACAGGTGTGTGTCGGCGAGACAGAAGTTTTGCTGAGCCGATTGGATGGAAAGTTTTATGCCGTCGGCGCACATTGTAGTCATTATAAAGCACCACTGGCAGAGGGGGTGTTAAGTGGGCATCATGTTGTTTGCCCTTGGCACAATGCCTGTTTTGATGTGACAAATGGCGACCAAACAGAGCCTCCTGGCTTGGATTCTTTAGCGTGCTATACGGTACGCATTGAAGGTGAAAACGTCATTGTCAGCGTACCAGAGAAAACAACGGGGTTGCGATTGCCCTCAATGGCGCAATTCGACCCCAACGTTGATAAACGCACATTTGTTATTTTAGGAGCGGGGGCGGCTGGTTCTCATGCTGCAGAAGCTTTGCGAGTAGCTGGATATCAGGGGCGAATCGTCATGATTACTCAGGAAGACAAGCTGCCCTATGATCGCACCAAGCTTAGTAAAGACTACTTAATTGGTGAGACATCCTCTGAGGAAATGCCGTTGCGCTCGCCAGATTTCTACAAAGAACACAATATTGAAGTGCTGTTTAATAAGCGAGTTGAGCAGGTGACAACAGGTGCAATCGCTTTGAGTGATGGTGATTCGTTGACTTATGATGCCCTGTTGGTAGCAACAGGAGGAAAGCCAGTAAGTCTCGATATTCCAGGTGCAGACTTACAGAACATTTTCACATTACGTAGTTTTGATGATACCAATCGCGCTTTGGCACTCACCGAGCAAAAAAAACAGGTGGTGGTGATTGGTTCGAGTTTTATCGGTATGGAAATGGCTGCTGGATTGAGTCAGCGAGGCTCACAGGTAACCGTTGTTTCGCCCGATTCTGTACCTTTTGAGAAAATCTTAGGTGAGCAAATTGGCAAGCAATTTCAGCAGGTTCATCAGGAGAATGGCGTTTCCTTTAAGTTGGGCAGGAAAGCGGTTCAATTTGAAGGTAGTAGCAAAGTAGAAGCTGTAATATTAGATAATGGCGATCGCTTAACAGCCGATATAGTCATTGTGGGAATTGGTGTACAGCCTGCAACAGAATTTCTTGGGGGTGTTAATTTGCATTCCAAAGATAAGAGTATTGTTGTTGATGAATACTTGCGTGCGGCTGAGGGCATTTACGCAGCAGGCGATATAGCTCGTTATCCCGACTGGCGTACAGGAGAACCAATTCGCGTTGAACACTGGCGAGTTGCGGCAGAGCAAGGGCGGATTGCAGCTCATAACATGGCAGGAAAAGCAGTCAAATTTAAAGGACTTCCTATTTTCTGGACAATGCAATTCAAATTTCCCTTGCGCTACGTTGGACATGCTGAAAGTTGGGATGAGATGATTGTGGATGGCGATCTGCAAAAACAGGAATTTATTGCTTTCTATGTGAAAAATAATCAAGTATTGGCAGTTGCAACCAGCCATCGGGATACCGAAACAGCGGCTATCTTTGAACTGATGCGTTCCAACCAGATGCCAACACTCGATGAATTACGCAGCGGTGCAGTTGATTTCGTTCAGAGACAGCGTCAAGTTAACAGCAAGTCCTAG
- a CDS encoding DUF6745 domain-containing protein, with amino-acid sequence MFRMMSNGRVPNKPVKQRPSESHEPVSAERGRKLILEHRAWDGMRVLGHLDLSGASALYNLPENLTCESLDIRDCVNLTILPKGLHVTYWIELAGSGITSLPAGHGFVLRWRGVQVSDSIAFESQSITGQDILNVENVELRRVLIERLGYETFLQQVGGLVRDRDRDAGGERQLVYIPFEDDEPLMVLKVTCPSTGHTHILRVPPYMPGLFHSIRREDLSIRSAMIFGTEVIENLHFDPKNSIILQKN; translated from the coding sequence ATGTTTAGGATGATGTCGAACGGACGTGTGCCTAATAAACCAGTTAAGCAGCGTCCAAGCGAAAGCCACGAGCCTGTATCTGCAGAACGTGGTCGAAAACTCATCCTTGAGCATCGCGCATGGGATGGTATGCGCGTTTTGGGTCATCTGGATTTAAGTGGGGCGTCGGCTCTTTACAATCTACCTGAAAATCTCACCTGTGAAAGTCTAGATATTAGAGACTGTGTGAACCTCACGATCCTTCCCAAAGGTCTCCACGTCACTTATTGGATCGAGTTGGCTGGAAGCGGGATTACCAGTTTGCCTGCGGGGCATGGTTTCGTTTTGCGCTGGCGAGGCGTGCAGGTGAGCGATAGCATTGCCTTTGAATCGCAGTCTATAACGGGGCAGGATATCCTGAATGTAGAAAATGTTGAGTTGCGTCGCGTGCTCATTGAGCGTCTGGGATACGAAACATTTTTGCAGCAAGTGGGAGGGTTAGTCCGCGATCGCGATAGAGACGCTGGTGGAGAACGTCAACTTGTCTACATTCCTTTTGAGGATGACGAACCACTTATGGTCTTGAAAGTCACTTGTCCATCCACAGGACACACTCATATCCTACGCGTTCCCCCTTACATGCCAGGGCTGTTTCATTCAATAAGGAGGGAGGATTTGTCAATACGTAGCGCGATGATTTTTGGGACAGAAGTGATAGAAAACCTACATTTTGATCCAAAAAATTCAATTATTCTCCAGAAAAATTAG
- a CDS encoding vWA domain-containing protein produces the protein MIKTSYDFDQAILPAGSSLKTNILLRFRADIAESPRRNLNLSLVIDRSGSMAGGPLHHALKAAESVVDQLEPNDILSVVVYDDEVDSVVPPQPVTDKAALKNSIRKVRAGGITNLSGGWLKGCEHVKKQLDPQKINRVLLLTDGHANMGIQDPKVLTATSGQKAEQGITTTTLGFDEGFNEDLLIGMARPGNGNFYFIQSIDEATEVFSIELDSLRAVVGQNLKVTLELADGVSLVDTLSFAKVSQNEAGLAVITLGELYEGEDKLLGLSLVISSAQIGELPVMKLHYSADVVQDDLIQSVSGIADIIAKVGTVEEAALASTSRIILELSRLTIAKAKETALDLAEHGRHEEAEQILRALVQDLRDKGLNENFEIAEEIDQLEYFAGRIAQKALGNAGRKELLDQTYQTMTRNRSDLVGRGVTAGDEVYAMPVVNEVGSGVELYCVREGGKLRVKVMSEGYDSTKNVQFPRSIRAEGARYVVEKLELSSDSSFYRVNGNITRFAQPGEADIFVAHRQSRSASTGKASKGPASAADLPTTDTTKDGILVQCVKDGSKLRARVVSDGYEPDWNMRFPRSVREEGMLYVVDEIKTAPDGKSYIACGEIKRFVQPTITN, from the coding sequence ATGATCAAGACAAGTTACGACTTTGACCAAGCTATTCTACCTGCAGGTTCTTCATTAAAGACTAATATTCTGCTGCGTTTTCGTGCTGACATAGCTGAATCTCCCCGACGTAACCTTAACCTTTCTCTTGTCATTGATCGCTCAGGTTCTATGGCAGGTGGTCCCTTGCATCATGCACTCAAAGCTGCTGAATCTGTGGTGGATCAACTTGAGCCAAACGACATTCTTTCAGTGGTTGTTTACGACGATGAAGTGGACAGTGTTGTGCCACCCCAGCCTGTGACTGACAAAGCCGCGCTGAAAAATTCCATACGCAAGGTGAGAGCCGGTGGTATTACCAACTTATCCGGCGGATGGCTCAAAGGCTGCGAACATGTGAAGAAGCAACTTGATCCGCAAAAAATCAACCGTGTTCTCCTGCTTACCGATGGTCACGCCAATATGGGCATTCAAGACCCTAAGGTACTCACAGCCACATCAGGGCAAAAAGCTGAACAAGGCATCACCACAACTACCTTGGGTTTTGATGAGGGTTTCAATGAAGACCTCCTAATTGGTATGGCAAGGCCTGGCAACGGCAACTTCTACTTCATTCAGAGTATTGACGAAGCAACAGAAGTGTTTAGCATTGAGCTAGATTCTCTGAGGGCAGTAGTGGGACAGAACCTCAAGGTGACGCTTGAGTTGGCTGATGGTGTCAGCCTCGTTGATACTTTAAGTTTTGCGAAAGTCAGCCAGAATGAGGCGGGTCTTGCTGTGATTACGTTGGGGGAACTTTATGAAGGTGAAGACAAACTTCTGGGGTTGAGTCTGGTAATCTCCTCTGCTCAAATTGGTGAGTTACCTGTGATGAAGCTGCATTACAGCGCTGATGTTGTTCAAGACGACTTGATTCAAAGCGTGTCAGGCATAGCAGATATCATTGCCAAAGTTGGCACCGTTGAGGAAGCAGCTCTTGCCTCTACGAGCCGTATCATCCTTGAACTGAGCCGCCTCACCATTGCTAAAGCCAAAGAAACTGCCCTCGATCTAGCTGAACATGGCAGACATGAGGAAGCTGAGCAAATCCTGCGTGCACTTGTGCAAGATTTGCGGGATAAAGGATTGAACGAGAATTTTGAAATTGCTGAAGAGATAGATCAGCTGGAGTATTTCGCCGGTCGGATCGCCCAAAAAGCTCTAGGCAATGCCGGACGTAAAGAACTGCTGGATCAGACTTACCAGACAATGACGCGCAATCGCAGCGACTTGGTCGGTCGCGGTGTCACTGCTGGCGATGAAGTGTACGCGATGCCAGTTGTGAATGAAGTCGGTTCTGGTGTGGAACTGTACTGCGTTCGTGAAGGGGGTAAGCTGCGAGTAAAAGTGATGTCCGAGGGTTATGATTCAACCAAAAACGTCCAGTTTCCCCGATCAATTCGTGCCGAAGGAGCACGCTATGTCGTTGAAAAACTAGAACTCTCAAGCGATAGCAGTTTCTACCGTGTAAACGGCAACATCACCCGTTTTGCTCAACCTGGTGAAGCAGATATCTTCGTTGCCCATAGGCAATCGAGGTCAGCTAGCACAGGCAAAGCTTCCAAAGGTCCTGCCAGTGCTGCCGACCTCCCCACAACTGACACTACGAAGGACGGCATTCTAGTTCAGTGTGTCAAAGATGGCAGCAAGCTACGTGCTAGAGTGGTTTCTGATGGATATGAACCGGATTGGAACATGCGTTTTCCCCGCTCCGTTCGCGAGGAAGGAATGCTTTACGTTGTTGATGAAATCAAAACAGCACCTGATGGCAAATCTTATATTGCGTGTGGTGAAATTAAGCGATTTGTGCAACCTACCATTACAAATTAG
- a CDS encoding orange carotenoid protein N-terminal domain-containing protein, whose product MTYTVDESIKPALEAFQRFDVDTQLALLWFGYLDMKDQLNPAPPQSVEVPAKALFDGIQSLSKEEQLQAQRDLIKGAATDSSSGYDSLSPNAKLDVWLMLAQGMENGTIIGMPSDYQLPAETDKFTADIQKLDFEQRINFMLSAVQKMG is encoded by the coding sequence ATGACCTACACAGTTGACGAAAGCATAAAACCAGCTCTGGAAGCTTTTCAACGCTTTGATGTGGATACTCAACTAGCCCTACTTTGGTTCGGTTACCTGGATATGAAAGACCAACTAAACCCAGCACCACCTCAAAGCGTAGAAGTACCAGCTAAGGCACTGTTTGACGGAATCCAGAGTTTGTCTAAGGAAGAACAACTGCAAGCACAACGCGACCTTATTAAAGGTGCAGCTACCGATAGCAGTAGTGGTTATGACTCTCTAAGTCCCAATGCCAAATTAGATGTTTGGCTGATGCTGGCACAAGGAATGGAGAACGGAACCATCATAGGAATGCCGTCTGACTATCAACTACCTGCTGAAACGGACAAATTTACAGCAGATATTCAAAAGCTAGACTTTGAGCAGCGGATTAATTTCATGCTGAGTGCAGTGCAAAAAATGGGTTAG
- a CDS encoding DHA2 family efflux MFS transporter permease subunit, translating into MAITDDSSSRSKQATGSKNSKGSAYNSAGYVQGPLKWAIALTASLGAILEVIDTSIVNVALTDIQATLGATVSEVGWVVSGYAIANVILIPLSAWLGDVFGKKNYFVFSMIGFTFASVVCGLSPNLPILIIARIVQGLFGGGLLAKAQAILFETFPPAEQGVAQSVFGVGVISGPAIGPTLGGFLTDNLGWEWIFFINLPIGLVAVAMSIFFLRPDPPKSQQTQQPVDWWGIGLLAIAVGSLQTVLEEGERDDWFESSFITTLAITGVVGLALFIWRELTIKAPAVQLRVLRHRSLAAGSVYSGILGMGLYGALFAVPLFTQSVLGFSATQTGWLLAPGALASAIVMVLLGKISGKVDARLLIGIGAVGSALVMFNLSKITPQTGTDDLFWPLIWRGAVTVLMFLPLSLATLGPLPKKDVSAGSGFYNLTRQLGGSIGIAILTTMLEQRQAFHSAVLLAKLTPYDLETQQRLNALTGVFQSRGSDATTAQQQAFASLKQLVSTQAAILSYADIFHFVGIVFLCSLVLLMFLGKGGAGAKAPMGH; encoded by the coding sequence ATGGCTATAACCGATGATTCTTCATCTCGTTCAAAGCAAGCGACTGGTTCAAAAAACTCGAAAGGTTCTGCTTATAATTCCGCAGGTTATGTGCAAGGACCACTGAAGTGGGCGATCGCACTGACGGCATCGTTAGGCGCAATTTTGGAAGTTATTGATACCAGTATTGTTAACGTTGCCCTGACTGATATTCAAGCCACATTGGGGGCAACCGTGAGTGAAGTCGGTTGGGTGGTGAGTGGCTATGCGATCGCCAACGTTATTCTGATTCCACTCTCTGCCTGGTTAGGAGATGTCTTTGGTAAAAAAAACTACTTTGTCTTTTCAATGATAGGATTCACATTCGCCTCAGTGGTGTGTGGCCTTTCTCCCAATCTGCCCATTTTAATCATTGCTCGCATTGTTCAGGGATTATTTGGCGGTGGACTACTTGCCAAAGCGCAAGCCATCTTATTTGAAACGTTTCCACCTGCGGAGCAAGGTGTTGCCCAATCGGTGTTTGGAGTTGGGGTGATATCTGGACCGGCGATTGGTCCGACCTTAGGAGGCTTTCTTACTGATAATTTGGGCTGGGAGTGGATTTTCTTCATTAACCTGCCGATTGGTCTTGTAGCAGTGGCAATGTCGATATTCTTTTTGCGCCCCGATCCTCCAAAAAGTCAGCAAACTCAACAACCCGTTGATTGGTGGGGAATTGGGCTATTGGCGATCGCAGTCGGTAGCTTGCAGACCGTTTTAGAAGAAGGCGAACGAGACGATTGGTTTGAATCGAGTTTTATCACTACTCTGGCTATTACTGGTGTCGTTGGGCTGGCGTTATTTATTTGGCGAGAATTAACTATAAAAGCACCTGCGGTGCAGTTGCGGGTATTGCGTCACCGTTCATTAGCAGCGGGTAGCGTCTACTCTGGCATTTTGGGCATGGGGCTTTATGGTGCGCTGTTTGCTGTGCCGTTATTTACTCAAAGCGTATTGGGATTTTCCGCAACACAAACCGGATGGTTACTGGCTCCTGGTGCGTTAGCATCAGCGATTGTCATGGTTTTGCTGGGTAAGATTTCCGGCAAAGTGGATGCCCGCCTGCTCATTGGTATAGGGGCAGTTGGTTCGGCGCTGGTTATGTTTAACCTTAGCAAAATTACGCCTCAAACGGGTACCGATGATTTATTCTGGCCTCTAATTTGGCGGGGGGCTGTGACGGTTCTCATGTTTTTGCCATTAAGCTTGGCAACTTTAGGTCCATTGCCCAAGAAGGATGTTTCTGCTGGTTCCGGCTTTTATAATCTTACTCGTCAGTTAGGTGGCAGTATTGGGATTGCAATCTTGACAACCATGTTGGAGCAACGGCAAGCTTTCCACTCAGCAGTACTGCTGGCAAAGTTAACTCCTTACGATTTAGAAACTCAGCAACGCCTTAATGCGTTGACTGGCGTTTTTCAGAGCCGAGGCTCAGATGCGACAACGGCTCAACAACAGGCGTTTGCAAGCCTGAAACAATTGGTCAGCACGCAAGCAGCAATTTTATCCTATGCAGATATCTTTCATTTTGTCGGCATTGTGTTCCTCTGTTCCTTAGTATTGCTGATGTTCTTGGGTAAAGGGGGTGCAGGTGCGAAGGCTCCTATGGGTCATTAA
- a CDS encoding HlyD family secretion protein — protein MKQGESTNLSTPEPPVTYNGNGATLKPTLKPNEQKTEPVIEEDTATSNNTVVEQQENIDEDEAVDENKQHKSGKHRKWILLLGGAIAFAVAGVFGLRWWQFESTHVTTDNAQIDGHLSPVSARISATVQQVLVKEGERVKLGQPLVVLENQDLNLQAHQAEANLANAKAQLQKAADTVSVTRQTNPTQVQQAQAKLAASVSAVKAAQANVNQAQAKIETNQANVAQAQTEVNKTQADFRRYQALYREGAISAQQFDTAQAGYKNAEAGLVAAQKSVAQTQAEFLNAQAQLQTAQAQVEQAKGQVQETQISGQNLTVQKDDLQAAQAQMRQTDATLALARQQLEYTRIYAPVTGYIGRLTAQVGQKVQIAQPLLSVVPLQTDEVYVEANLKETALGRVHIGQKADVEVDAYPGETFHAHVAGISPATGSSFALIPPDNATGNFNKVVQWVPIRLVFDSNTDPEHKLRPGLNVTVIVDTTSVAKNRSTNARY, from the coding sequence ATGAAGCAAGGGGAATCAACTAATCTCTCAACTCCAGAGCCACCTGTTACTTACAATGGCAATGGTGCGACATTAAAACCAACATTAAAACCAAACGAGCAGAAAACAGAGCCAGTCATAGAGGAAGATACGGCTACTTCTAATAACACTGTCGTCGAGCAACAGGAAAACATTGATGAGGATGAAGCTGTTGATGAAAATAAGCAGCACAAATCTGGTAAGCATCGAAAATGGATACTGCTGCTAGGTGGTGCGATCGCCTTCGCCGTTGCAGGAGTCTTCGGATTGCGATGGTGGCAGTTTGAAAGTACCCATGTCACCACCGATAACGCCCAAATCGATGGACACCTGTCGCCGGTTTCTGCCAGAATTTCTGCAACGGTTCAGCAAGTCTTAGTCAAGGAGGGCGAACGCGTGAAACTAGGACAGCCCTTAGTCGTTCTGGAAAATCAGGATTTAAACCTGCAAGCACATCAAGCAGAAGCGAATTTGGCAAACGCCAAAGCTCAACTGCAAAAGGCGGCTGATACTGTGAGCGTGACTCGCCAAACAAATCCCACGCAGGTACAACAAGCTCAGGCAAAGCTAGCAGCAAGTGTATCTGCTGTGAAAGCAGCACAAGCCAATGTTAATCAAGCTCAGGCAAAGATTGAGACAAATCAGGCGAATGTAGCTCAAGCACAAACTGAGGTTAACAAAACCCAGGCGGATTTTCGTCGCTACCAAGCCCTTTACCGGGAAGGGGCAATCTCAGCTCAACAGTTTGATACCGCACAAGCTGGATACAAAAATGCTGAAGCAGGGCTAGTAGCTGCACAAAAAAGTGTTGCTCAAACCCAGGCAGAGTTCCTAAATGCTCAAGCCCAACTTCAAACAGCTCAAGCTCAGGTAGAACAAGCCAAGGGGCAGGTGCAAGAAACGCAAATCTCTGGGCAAAATCTAACTGTGCAAAAAGACGACCTGCAAGCGGCGCAAGCGCAAATGAGACAAACTGATGCCACCCTAGCCTTGGCACGTCAGCAACTGGAATACACCAGGATTTACGCTCCAGTGACCGGGTATATCGGTCGTTTGACGGCTCAGGTGGGACAAAAAGTCCAGATTGCACAACCCCTACTATCGGTGGTACCGCTCCAGACGGATGAGGTTTATGTAGAGGCGAATTTGAAGGAAACGGCACTGGGACGGGTACACATTGGGCAAAAGGCAGACGTTGAAGTGGATGCCTATCCTGGAGAAACGTTTCACGCTCATGTCGCAGGTATCAGCCCTGCCACTGGATCTAGCTTTGCCCTCATCCCACCCGACAATGCGACAGGGAACTTTAATAAAGTCGTGCAGTGGGTTCCGATACGTTTAGTGTTTGACTCGAATACTGATCCAGAACACAAACTCAGACCTGGATTGAACGTCACAGTCATAGTGGATACGACCTCTGTTGCAAAAAACAGGTCCACAAACGCTAGATATTAA
- a CDS encoding TetR/AcrR family transcriptional regulator: MSNLKPGAAKTRKRLLKAAIEVFSAAGVLGATTREIARVAGVNEVTLFRHFQSKEQLLSAVAEHVTALIAETLAHQDEWTQDLRRDLLHYAQLYDQMLGEHEALVRMFIGEAQRHPDEALQVFQQSSQPLREKLVAYLCNGIERGTVRSDVELSLAVDVFTGMLLAGMLRRHVWSISRDYSRDRYIEECVDLFVRSIGTSVSNPSYHST; the protein is encoded by the coding sequence ATGAGTAATTTAAAACCAGGAGCAGCAAAAACGCGTAAACGCTTACTCAAAGCAGCTATTGAAGTTTTTTCTGCTGCAGGAGTTCTTGGAGCCACTACTCGTGAAATTGCACGAGTAGCAGGAGTGAACGAAGTTACTTTATTTCGTCACTTCCAGAGCAAAGAGCAACTTCTGAGCGCGGTTGCTGAACATGTTACCGCATTAATAGCAGAAACACTTGCCCACCAAGATGAATGGACGCAAGATTTGCGGCGCGATTTACTGCACTATGCCCAGCTTTATGATCAGATGCTTGGAGAGCATGAAGCGCTGGTTCGGATGTTCATTGGTGAAGCTCAGCGACACCCTGATGAAGCCCTGCAAGTCTTCCAACAATCGAGTCAACCTTTGCGTGAAAAGCTTGTTGCGTATCTATGCAATGGAATTGAGCGTGGAACTGTCCGTTCCGATGTAGAGTTGTCCCTTGCAGTGGATGTATTCACTGGAATGCTATTGGCTGGAATGTTACGCCGTCATGTCTGGTCGATTTCACGGGATTATAGCCGCGATCGCTACATCGAAGAGTGTGTCGATCTATTTGTACGCAGCATTGGCACATCGGTTTCAAATCCAAGCTATCACTCGACTTGA
- a CDS encoding lipid-A-disaccharide synthase — translation MTADILILSNGPGEVTTWVRPVVRQLRQQLGDDRNKIRISVVLSPCPNSSGKEADIAKSYPEVDRVQSAEHFWQFLLWGKTFENWDWYKRGVVVFLGGDQFFSVVIGKRLGYRTVVYAEWDARWYSMIDRFGVMKATVAERVPQKFAHKFSVVGDLMQEAQGLEASEAEDLGIWGENSSNPPTQHSQPSTELIGVLPGSKPSKLMQGVPLTLAIAEYVHSKRPQTKFVIPVAPTLDLQTLAKFADPKKNSFVQTFGFSGASLIVPKLGTDSERPFLKTGTGLCVQLWTQTPAYDLLSQCCLCLTTVGANTAELGALAVPMIVLLPTQQLDAMRSWDGLPGLLANLPLVGSGFAKMINWLVLRRLGLLAWPNIWAQEMVVPELVGKLQSQEVGEMVLDFLAHPEKLAEIRSKLQSIRGEPGAAQKLATLVEEELTN, via the coding sequence ATGACTGCTGATATTCTGATTCTCTCAAATGGTCCTGGGGAAGTAACAACTTGGGTGCGCCCAGTCGTTAGGCAATTACGCCAACAACTGGGAGATGACCGAAATAAAATAAGAATTTCTGTGGTTTTGTCACCTTGCCCAAACTCCAGTGGTAAAGAAGCAGATATTGCGAAATCTTATCCTGAAGTTGACCGAGTGCAGTCAGCAGAACATTTTTGGCAGTTCTTGCTTTGGGGAAAGACATTTGAAAATTGGGACTGGTACAAGCGCGGTGTTGTTGTTTTTCTGGGCGGGGATCAGTTTTTCTCCGTTGTCATCGGCAAAAGGCTAGGGTATCGCACCGTTGTTTACGCTGAATGGGATGCACGTTGGTACAGCATGATTGACCGCTTTGGAGTGATGAAAGCTACAGTGGCTGAGCGTGTTCCTCAGAAATTTGCCCACAAGTTTAGCGTTGTGGGAGATTTGATGCAAGAAGCCCAGGGTTTGGAAGCAAGCGAAGCTGAGGATCTGGGGATCTGGGGAGAAAATTCCTCTAATCCGCCCACTCAGCACTCACAACCCAGCACCGAACTGATTGGTGTTTTGCCTGGTTCAAAGCCATCAAAATTGATGCAAGGGGTTCCTTTAACGTTGGCAATTGCGGAATACGTCCATAGCAAGAGACCACAAACCAAGTTTGTCATACCTGTTGCCCCGACTTTAGACTTACAAACTTTAGCTAAGTTTGCCGATCCAAAGAAAAACTCTTTTGTTCAAACCTTTGGTTTTAGTGGTGCTTCTTTAATTGTCCCAAAACTCGGCACTGATTCAGAGCGTCCCTTCTTGAAGACAGGAACAGGTTTATGTGTTCAGCTGTGGACTCAGACGCCTGCATACGATTTATTATCCCAGTGCTGTCTGTGCCTAACGACAGTTGGGGCAAACACTGCTGAACTGGGTGCTTTAGCTGTACCAATGATTGTTTTGCTACCAACACAACAGCTAGATGCTATGAGATCTTGGGATGGTTTGCCCGGACTGCTAGCAAATTTGCCTTTGGTTGGTTCTGGTTTTGCGAAGATGATTAACTGGCTGGTACTGAGAAGATTGGGTTTGCTAGCATGGCCCAATATTTGGGCGCAAGAAATGGTCGTACCAGAATTAGTTGGTAAACTTCAATCCCAAGAAGTAGGAGAAATGGTTTTAGATTTTCTTGCTCATCCAGAAAAGTTAGCAGAAATTCGATCAAAGCTGCAGAGTATCCGAGGTGAACCGGGTGCAGCACAAAAGCTAGCAACTTTAGTAGAGGAAGAATTAACTAACTAA